In Massilia violaceinigra, one DNA window encodes the following:
- a CDS encoding TetR/AcrR family transcriptional regulator, giving the protein MSSHLASALKNKASVTTEKGLGRAHDILRAARTLLAAEGYAGLSMRRVALEVGISLSNVQHYYQSKDALLEALLLYTMDLFQSKMDSISAAMTSASRLDQFLSTCDMFLDEITDPVTHAIFFEIWALASRNPFASSLMDTMMARERKAIFKLIRGLNPAIGDDEYRQRAILMVAQIEGLMLFRLDKTGRRAEFLAVRASVRKVLLVLATVP; this is encoded by the coding sequence ATGTCCAGTCATCTCGCCAGCGCCCTCAAAAACAAAGCCTCCGTCACCACCGAAAAAGGGTTGGGACGGGCCCACGACATTCTGCGCGCGGCGCGCACCCTGCTGGCGGCAGAGGGCTATGCCGGGCTGTCGATGCGCCGGGTGGCACTGGAGGTGGGCATCAGCCTGTCGAACGTGCAGCACTACTATCAGAGCAAGGATGCGCTGCTCGAAGCGCTGCTGCTCTATACGATGGACCTGTTCCAGTCGAAGATGGATTCGATTTCGGCGGCCATGACGAGCGCTTCGCGCCTGGACCAGTTCCTGTCGACCTGCGACATGTTCCTCGACGAGATCACCGACCCGGTGACGCATGCGATCTTCTTCGAAATCTGGGCCCTGGCGTCGCGCAACCCCTTCGCATCGAGCCTGATGGATACCATGATGGCGCGCGAGCGCAAGGCCATCTTCAAGCTCATTCGCGGTCTCAATCCCGCCATCGGCGACGACGAATACCGCCAGCGCGCCATCCTGATGGTGGCGCAGATCGAGGGCCTGATGCTGTTCCGGCTCGATAAAACCGGGCGCCGCGCCGAATTCCTGGCGGTGCGCGCCTCGGTGCGCAAGGTGCTGCTGGTATTGGCCACGGTGCCGTAG